The proteins below are encoded in one region of Clostridium estertheticum:
- a CDS encoding LacI family DNA-binding transcriptional regulator codes for MNKITMKDIAEKVGVSKTTVSLVINKKAENISEETKNKIYEVIEETGYIPNNVARGLKTKKSGSIAIIIPDISNPFFSELSRAIEDFANKLGYNVFLCNSDNNANKEKMYVKLLISKLIDGIILIPGQESEDSANLLKLNDIPFVFVDRYIKGFEDYPGVYFDNKQGIQCGIEYLYGKDKRNIVFVTGPKKMTIYKERIDGYKESMTKYGIYNKSLIFESTFTLEGGMEVTNHIIDECKSVDAIFYSNDVMAIGGMKTLKRRGYKIPEDIVIMGFDGIKLSKMIEPELTTIQQPIYSMGEQACKLIIDIIKGESIDNSKIYFPPSIIVRGTT; via the coding sequence ATGAATAAGATAACAATGAAAGATATTGCAGAAAAAGTAGGCGTCTCAAAAACCACAGTATCTTTGGTTATTAATAAGAAGGCTGAAAATATAAGTGAAGAAACTAAAAACAAGATTTATGAAGTTATAGAGGAAACTGGATATATTCCTAATAATGTTGCTAGGGGTTTAAAAACTAAAAAGTCTGGAAGTATTGCAATAATTATACCAGATATATCAAATCCATTTTTTTCAGAGTTATCAAGGGCTATAGAAGATTTTGCAAATAAATTAGGGTATAATGTATTCCTCTGTAATTCAGATAATAATGCAAATAAAGAAAAGATGTATGTCAAACTTTTAATAAGTAAATTAATTGATGGGATAATTTTAATTCCTGGACAAGAAAGTGAGGATAGTGCAAATCTATTAAAATTAAATGACATACCATTTGTATTTGTAGATAGATATATTAAAGGTTTTGAAGATTATCCTGGTGTTTATTTTGATAATAAACAAGGGATACAGTGTGGAATAGAATATTTATATGGTAAAGATAAAAGAAATATAGTATTTGTAACTGGTCCAAAGAAAATGACTATATATAAAGAAAGAATAGATGGATATAAAGAGAGTATGACTAAATACGGAATTTATAATAAATCGTTAATTTTTGAAAGTACCTTTACTTTAGAAGGTGGTATGGAAGTAACTAATCATATAATTGATGAATGTAAATCTGTTGATGCTATATTTTATTCTAATGATGTAATGGCTATAGGGGGAATGAAAACTCTTAAAAGAAGAGGATACAAAATTCCTGAAGATATTGTAATAATGGGCTTCGATGGAATAAAGTTATCTAAAATGATTGAACCAGAACTTACAACAATTCAACAACCTATTTATAGTATGGGAGAGCAAGCCTGTAAACTAATAATAGATATTATAAAAGGAGAATCAATAGATAATTCAAAAATATATTTTCCACCGAGTATTATAGTTCGTGGAACAACTTAG
- a CDS encoding zinc ribbon domain-containing protein, whose protein sequence is MPLLSRYSKIIILNGLSLDIMGSMLNGIKHLPTNVYTNFTVTIPYLDESAPLSTTTTIIGGLKLNFCTKCGNKIIDGTHFCTRCGNDLREESTIETESDHNVDLDTVNPELDYDMDLITTEPVDNATSNLKFSKKTKIFMSISIVLIILIVIIVNIGNSLSDPSKIVKRFEKDISSNNASDLASILYCNDSRLKLDSKSISPLLAYFKSNPTYYNKVDQDLKNNAYNPKDIDSIKLVNTLTLSSDGKTFLIFPKYKIYIKPSFITVTAPVKGVTFSINNTNIGESDSDNSTKEFGPYIPGAYTILANYKNLYVSSSTTYPLDLVTADNNIAKVNVLEDMKYINISSDTNYNDADIFVNGKNVNVKVKDATHFGPINNSSQIYATLSQGGKKLTSKNYKGSSFDSDLALSFEEASSELTDVKNKLNILLSQYDYAFVDAINNNNNPAAINNYVASGSQLYKLQEGYIISTAKSGIQETFISSYITKFNSISDDNKSGSFTSSESYIIYSKDGLSTPTTQSYVYGFQYNDASQTYQLTSIN, encoded by the coding sequence TTGCCATTATTAAGCAGATATAGTAAAATAATAATACTTAATGGATTATCTTTAGACATAATGGGATCAATGCTGAATGGAATTAAACATTTGCCAACAAATGTATATACTAATTTTACAGTGACAATACCATATTTAGATGAGAGCGCTCCATTGAGTACAACTACAACAATTATAGGGGGACTTAAATTGAATTTTTGCACTAAATGCGGCAACAAAATTATAGATGGAACACATTTTTGTACTCGCTGCGGTAACGATTTACGAGAAGAATCAACTATTGAAACTGAATCAGACCATAACGTTGATTTAGATACTGTTAATCCAGAATTAGATTATGATATGGATTTAATTACAACTGAACCTGTTGACAATGCTACATCCAATTTGAAATTTTCAAAAAAAACAAAAATATTCATGTCAATATCCATAGTTTTAATAATATTAATAGTTATCATTGTTAACATTGGTAATTCTTTATCTGATCCTAGTAAAATAGTAAAAAGATTTGAGAAAGATATCTCTTCAAATAATGCTTCTGATTTAGCAAGTATATTATATTGTAATGATTCTAGACTTAAACTAGATAGTAAGAGTATTTCGCCTTTATTAGCTTACTTTAAAAGCAATCCTACATATTATAATAAGGTTGATCAAGATTTAAAAAATAATGCTTATAATCCTAAAGATATTGATAGCATAAAGTTGGTAAATACATTGACTTTATCTAGTGACGGAAAGACCTTTCTCATTTTTCCTAAATATAAAATATATATTAAACCATCTTTTATCACTGTAACAGCACCAGTTAAAGGTGTTACTTTTTCAATTAACAATACTAATATAGGTGAAAGTGATTCTGACAACTCCACCAAGGAATTTGGACCATACATTCCTGGTGCTTATACGATTTTAGCTAATTACAAAAACTTATATGTTAGTTCAAGTACTACTTATCCTTTGGATCTTGTAACAGCTGATAATAATATAGCGAAAGTAAATGTATTGGAGGATATGAAATACATAAACATATCTTCAGATACTAATTATAACGATGCTGACATTTTTGTTAATGGGAAAAATGTTAATGTTAAAGTTAAGGATGCTACACATTTTGGACCTATAAACAATTCCTCACAAATATATGCAACATTGTCACAAGGGGGTAAAAAACTTACAAGTAAAAACTACAAAGGTTCAAGTTTTGACAGTGATCTTGCTTTAAGTTTTGAAGAAGCTAGCAGTGAATTAACTGATGTTAAAAATAAACTAAATATTCTTTTATCTCAATATGATTACGCTTTTGTAGATGCTATTAATAATAATAATAATCCTGCAGCAATTAATAATTATGTAGCTTCTGGAAGTCAGTTATATAAGCTTCAAGAAGGATATATAATTAGTACAGCTAAATCAGGAATACAAGAAACTTTTATCTCTTCCTATATTACTAAATTCAACAGCATTAGTGATGATAATAAATCAGGAAGTTTTACATCCTCAGAATCTTATATCATATATAGCAAAGATGGTCTCAGTACTCCTACGACTCAAAGTTATGTATATGGATTTCAATATAATGATGCCTCGCAGACATACCAACTTACAAGCATAAACTAA
- a CDS encoding fused DSP-PTPase phosphatase/NAD kinase-like protein → MNKNLKSLLMITVITGLLVGSYCLQSGTFNNIALDSTKTQVSQNNTHIKLVIDKDNQNVLPKNFRMSSDPISKQSAANVNLKGLSNLNESGSGSLSERGLKMIKDKFKANKKIKNIIDVDLRQEAHGFVEGMSISWFGKKDQANINKKNYDIIKDEIDKLEKIKKDKYVAFDKLKEGKSVNTIPEIVNPKKVQTERELVESQKIHYLRLTISDHLKPKDDQVDLFVKETQKISTNDTWLHFHCRGGVGRTTTFMAMYDMMNNAKQVSFEDIIQRQVLIGGSDILRKDAEGNKTGDENRADFLKQFYQYSKQNNDNFKTSWSDWCHK, encoded by the coding sequence ATGAACAAAAACTTAAAATCTTTATTAATGATAACAGTTATTACAGGATTATTAGTAGGATCATATTGTTTACAATCAGGAACATTTAATAATATTGCTTTAGACTCTACTAAGACTCAAGTTTCACAAAATAATACCCATATAAAGTTAGTAATAGATAAAGATAATCAAAACGTATTACCTAAAAACTTCAGAATGTCAAGTGATCCAATTAGCAAACAATCAGCTGCTAATGTTAATTTAAAAGGATTATCAAACTTGAACGAATCAGGTAGTGGTTCTCTTAGTGAGAGGGGTCTCAAAATGATAAAAGACAAATTTAAAGCTAATAAAAAAATCAAAAATATCATAGATGTAGATTTAAGGCAAGAAGCTCATGGTTTTGTTGAAGGAATGTCTATAAGTTGGTTTGGTAAAAAAGACCAAGCTAATATAAATAAAAAAAACTATGATATTATAAAAGATGAAATAGATAAATTAGAAAAAATCAAAAAAGATAAATATGTTGCCTTTGATAAACTTAAAGAGGGTAAGTCCGTTAACACGATTCCTGAAATTGTAAACCCTAAAAAAGTTCAGACAGAAAGAGAATTAGTCGAATCTCAAAAAATACACTATTTAAGACTTACTATATCCGACCACTTAAAACCTAAAGATGATCAAGTAGATTTGTTTGTAAAAGAGACACAAAAAATATCTACTAATGATACTTGGCTTCATTTTCACTGTAGAGGTGGGGTAGGAAGAACTACTACTTTTATGGCTATGTATGATATGATGAATAATGCAAAACAAGTAAGTTTTGAAGATATAATTCAGCGTCAAGTATTGATAGGAGGGTCTGATATATTAAGGAAAGATGCTGAAGGGAACAAAACTGGAGATGAAAATAGAGCTGACTTTTTAAAACAATTCTATCAATATAGTAAACAAAATAATGATAACTTTAAAACATCTTGGAGTGACTGGTGCCATAAATAA